The Paenibacillus uliginis N3/975 genome has a window encoding:
- a CDS encoding response regulator transcription factor: MRSRILIVDDDEKIISMLRRGLAFEGYDVHTASNGAEGLRMVLKEEPDVVILDVMMPQVDGFEALRRLREGGSKIPVLMLTAKDEVENRVKGLDTGADDYLVKPFALEELLARVRALLRRKTGEESGTQKIMYEDLTMDADAREVIRDGKRLELTAKEFELLHLFMMNPKRVLSRDLIMDKIWGYDYSGESNVLEVYIAMLRQKTEEHGGKRLIQTIRGAGYILRGDT, translated from the coding sequence ATGCGATCCCGAATTTTAATAGTAGATGATGATGAGAAGATTATTTCTATGCTAAGGCGCGGCCTTGCCTTTGAAGGGTATGACGTCCATACGGCTTCAAATGGTGCTGAAGGTTTGAGAATGGTGCTGAAAGAAGAGCCGGACGTTGTAATATTGGACGTCATGATGCCTCAGGTGGATGGATTTGAAGCGCTCCGCAGGCTTAGAGAAGGTGGAAGCAAGATCCCCGTATTGATGCTTACCGCGAAAGACGAGGTCGAAAACCGGGTTAAGGGACTGGATACAGGAGCGGATGATTATTTGGTCAAGCCGTTTGCACTTGAGGAACTGCTTGCGCGCGTTCGAGCGCTACTACGCCGGAAAACGGGCGAAGAGTCAGGGACACAGAAAATAATGTATGAGGACCTGACTATGGATGCCGATGCAAGAGAAGTAATCCGGGACGGGAAAAGACTGGAGCTGACGGCCAAAGAATTTGAGCTCCTTCATTTGTTTATGATGAATCCAAAGCGGGTGTTGTCCCGTGACTTGATTATGGATAAAATCTGGGGCTATGATTACAGCGGCGAATCGAATGTACTGGAAGTTTATATCGCAATGCTTCGTCAAAAAACAGAAGAGCACGGTGGTAAAAGGTTGATACAGACGATCCGCGGAGCGGGGTATATTTTACGGGGGGATACGTAA
- a CDS encoding sensor histidine kinase: MSIRLRLTAWYSGILFITLLAFSLAVYGFVHLYTYDELKSRIQQQYNKIRPVPTINEDGSMGFTPDRSSTMRMEEADLYVQSYTYQNERTWLSDNMRLRGLEFEVPTVSKAKKEQGFKKKNVAGYPFIVYQDFVYTQDNQIYGWLQVGAYTGSVEKTLARLKSILFTGSLATLIIASTLGLFLARKSMKPIQTVADAANQIQKGTDLSVRIEYDGPQDEIGRLIGTFNGMLERTEGFYKELDDAYAAQRRFVSDASHELRTPLTTIRGNVDLLHKIWAGSPSERPDMDEETLKQIVVEAVGDISDEAKRMSRLLSDMLSLARADTGQTFEKDPIALQPLIEEVVRRANFLPRKAEWHTGDLSVLNGVYVEGNRDYLQQMLFIFIENGFKYTPEGEVRLDVILYKGQVGIRFLDTGIGMDKDEIPYIFERFYRADQSRGVTEGTGLGLSIAKWIIDVHEGSVEVVTRRGEGSTFIVWLPTIFAPPLE, encoded by the coding sequence ATGTCTATTCGGCTGCGTCTTACAGCATGGTACTCCGGTATCCTGTTTATAACGCTGCTTGCATTCAGTCTGGCTGTGTATGGTTTTGTTCATTTATACACCTATGATGAATTGAAATCGCGGATTCAGCAGCAGTATAACAAAATCCGCCCTGTGCCCACCATCAATGAAGACGGCAGTATGGGCTTTACCCCGGACCGATCTTCCACGATGCGTATGGAGGAGGCGGACCTTTACGTTCAATCCTACACGTATCAAAATGAGCGAACGTGGTTGTCAGATAACATGAGGCTTAGAGGGCTTGAATTCGAAGTTCCTACGGTCTCCAAAGCGAAAAAGGAGCAGGGCTTCAAAAAGAAGAATGTCGCAGGGTACCCGTTTATTGTGTATCAAGACTTTGTTTATACACAGGATAACCAGATATACGGATGGCTTCAGGTCGGAGCCTATACTGGGAGCGTTGAAAAAACGCTCGCCCGGCTGAAATCCATTCTGTTCACAGGTTCCTTGGCTACACTCATCATTGCTTCGACCCTAGGTCTTTTCCTGGCTCGAAAATCGATGAAACCGATTCAAACGGTAGCCGATGCCGCCAACCAGATTCAGAAAGGGACAGATCTCAGTGTCAGGATTGAGTATGACGGCCCACAGGATGAGATTGGAAGGCTTATTGGCACATTCAACGGCATGCTAGAAAGAACGGAAGGTTTCTATAAAGAATTGGACGATGCCTACGCGGCACAGCGCAGATTTGTCTCGGATGCGTCTCATGAGCTGAGGACACCTCTTACGACCATCCGGGGAAATGTAGATTTGCTTCATAAAATCTGGGCCGGATCACCATCCGAGCGCCCGGATATGGATGAGGAAACGTTGAAGCAGATAGTCGTTGAGGCTGTTGGGGATATTTCAGATGAGGCGAAACGAATGAGCCGTCTGTTGTCCGATATGCTCTCCCTTGCGCGTGCGGATACGGGTCAGACCTTCGAGAAGGATCCTATAGCTCTGCAGCCATTAATTGAAGAGGTGGTTCGACGGGCCAATTTCCTTCCGAGGAAGGCCGAGTGGCATACCGGCGATTTGTCGGTGCTAAATGGGGTTTACGTGGAAGGTAACCGCGACTATTTGCAGCAGATGCTGTTCATTTTTATAGAAAATGGCTTTAAATATACACCGGAGGGTGAGGTCAGACTGGATGTAATCCTGTACAAGGGCCAGGTAGGTATCCGCTTTTTGGATACAGGAATCGGGATGGACAAGGATGAAATTCCATATATATTTGAACGGTTTTACCGTGCTGATCAATCCAGGGGGGTAACCGAGGGGACCGGGCTTGGATTGTCGATTGCGAAATGGATTATCGACGTGCATGAGGGATCGGTAGAAGTCGTAACTAGACGGGGAGAAGGAAGCACGTTCATCGTCTGGCTGCCGACAATCTTTGCTCCTCCGCTGGAATAG
- a CDS encoding 4-hydroxy-3-methylbut-2-enyl diphosphate reductase codes for MEVIKISPRGYCYGVVDAMVLARQAAKNLDLPRPIYILGMIVHNSHVTQSFEDEGIITLDGPNRMEILNQVDKGTVIFTAHGVSPEVRKLARDRGLTTLDATCPDVTKTHDLIREKVAEGYSIIYIGKKGHPEPEGAIGVAPNHVHLIEKEEEIDTLQVDPGRIIITNQTTMSQWDIKHIMKRLLEKYPGAEIHNEICLATQVRQEAVAEQAGQADLVIVVGDPRSNNSNRLAQVSEEIAGVTAYRIGDITELKREWLEGISKVAVTSGASTPTPITKEVIAYLEQYEHDQPDTWEVKRTVNMSKLLPPVRSKNATSSS; via the coding sequence ATGGAAGTGATCAAAATCTCTCCGCGCGGTTACTGTTACGGCGTTGTGGACGCAATGGTACTGGCACGGCAGGCAGCGAAAAATTTGGATCTTCCGCGGCCTATATATATATTAGGTATGATTGTTCATAACAGTCATGTTACGCAGTCCTTTGAGGACGAGGGCATTATAACACTGGACGGTCCGAACCGGATGGAAATATTGAATCAGGTCGACAAAGGCACCGTCATATTTACGGCTCACGGCGTTTCGCCGGAAGTGCGCAAGCTGGCCCGTGATAGGGGTCTGACAACGCTTGACGCAACTTGTCCGGATGTAACAAAGACGCATGATTTAATTCGAGAGAAGGTAGCCGAAGGGTATTCGATTATTTATATCGGCAAGAAAGGTCATCCCGAGCCGGAAGGCGCTATAGGTGTTGCTCCGAATCACGTCCATTTGATAGAGAAGGAAGAAGAGATAGACACTCTGCAAGTGGATCCTGGCCGGATAATCATCACAAACCAGACGACGATGAGCCAGTGGGACATCAAACACATTATGAAACGGCTGCTGGAGAAATACCCAGGTGCCGAAATTCATAATGAAATCTGTCTCGCGACACAGGTCCGGCAGGAAGCGGTGGCCGAACAAGCAGGTCAGGCTGATCTCGTTATCGTCGTGGGCGATCCGCGCAGCAACAACTCGAATCGGCTTGCCCAGGTATCCGAGGAGATTGCAGGAGTAACGGCATACCGAATCGGTGATATCACGGAACTGAAGCGTGAGTGGCTCGAAGGCATAAGTAAGGTTGCGGTCACGTCTGGTGCATCTACGCCAACACCGATTACCAAGGAAGTTATCGCGTATTTGGAACAATATGAACATGATCAGCCCGATACATGGGAGGTTAAAAGAACCGTCAATATGAGCAAGCTGCTTCCTCCGGTAAGGTCGAAGAATGCTACATCCTCCAGTTGA
- a CDS encoding ABC transporter permease: protein MAQISVEREHVPRRKRNNILIRFIQQWDIQLMVLPAMLLIFIFSYIPMYGVLMAFQDYNLFGGMGESPWVGLKHFRMFFESPEFFNVMRNTIAISLLKFFIGFPAPILLALMLNEIRHMAFKRIVQTVSYLPHFLSWVIVSGFVMSLLSTDNGSINILLQKLNLIEDPVSFLSIPEYFWGILVTTGVWKEIGFASIVYLAAIAGVDPSMYEAADMDGASKLRQIFTITLPTIMPVVIIFMILAIGNLLTAGFEDILLLGVNPVLREVSDVIDTYVYRVGIQNSRFSYATAVGLFKAVISVGLLTIANFVARKSGNSLW, encoded by the coding sequence ATGGCTCAGATATCCGTTGAAAGGGAACATGTTCCAAGACGGAAACGAAACAACATCCTGATCCGGTTTATACAACAGTGGGATATTCAATTGATGGTACTTCCAGCAATGTTGCTCATTTTCATCTTTAGCTACATTCCAATGTATGGCGTGCTAATGGCTTTTCAAGACTATAATCTCTTTGGAGGTATGGGTGAGAGTCCATGGGTAGGACTTAAGCACTTTCGGATGTTCTTCGAGTCTCCTGAATTTTTTAATGTCATGAGAAACACCATTGCCATCAGTCTTTTGAAATTTTTTATCGGGTTTCCAGCTCCGATCTTGCTCGCTTTGATGCTGAATGAGATCCGGCATATGGCATTTAAACGAATTGTACAAACTGTCAGCTATCTTCCGCATTTTCTATCATGGGTTATTGTGTCAGGTTTTGTAATGTCTCTCCTGTCCACAGATAACGGAAGTATCAATATACTGCTGCAAAAGCTCAATCTTATCGAAGATCCGGTAAGTTTTCTATCCATTCCTGAATACTTCTGGGGCATTCTGGTGACGACAGGGGTTTGGAAGGAAATCGGATTTGCTTCGATTGTATATCTGGCTGCCATTGCGGGTGTTGATCCGTCTATGTATGAAGCGGCTGATATGGACGGTGCAAGTAAGTTACGTCAGATTTTTACGATTACACTTCCGACGATTATGCCGGTTGTTATCATCTTTATGATTCTTGCGATCGGTAACTTGCTTACTGCTGGTTTCGAAGACATTTTGCTCCTTGGTGTGAATCCGGTTCTCCGTGAGGTATCTGATGTTATTGATACATACGTTTATCGAGTCGGTATTCAGAATTCCCGTTTCTCATACGCTACCGCAGTCGGACTGTTCAAAGCCGTAATCAGCGTCGGTCTGTTGACCATAGCGAACTTCGTTGCACGTAAATCAGGAAACAGTCTATGGTAG
- a CDS encoding carbohydrate ABC transporter permease: MVRLSFGDRLMVIMIYVILALLAFSTFYPFWNAAVISFNKGADTALGGITFWPREFTLENYKIVFNDERLLNGFYISVMRTVVGTIASIITTAILAYGMTKKELIGRRYYMILCIITMYFSGGLIPSFLLTRSLGLMDTFWVFIIPSLVSVWNMIIFKTFFQGLPGGLEESAKIDGCGNWGTFFRIVLPLSGPVIATLSLFTAVNHWNDWFYPSIYINNENLLPIQTMLKQILNTNIVSDQIGNLDSAAQGQLQKMQSVTSKSLSMATMMIATLPIIMVYPFVQKYFVKGVLVGSLKE, translated from the coding sequence TTGGTACGTCTAAGTTTTGGAGACCGTCTAATGGTCATCATGATATATGTCATTCTGGCGTTGCTTGCATTCTCAACATTTTATCCGTTCTGGAATGCTGCGGTTATCTCATTTAACAAAGGTGCCGATACAGCGCTTGGCGGCATTACCTTCTGGCCCAGGGAATTTACATTGGAGAATTACAAAATTGTATTTAACGATGAACGCTTGCTGAACGGCTTTTATATTTCCGTGATGCGGACCGTTGTAGGTACAATTGCATCAATCATTACGACTGCGATCTTAGCTTATGGCATGACTAAAAAAGAGTTGATCGGCCGTAGATATTACATGATCTTGTGCATCATCACGATGTACTTCAGTGGTGGATTGATTCCGAGTTTCTTGTTGACCCGCAGCCTGGGATTAATGGATACCTTCTGGGTGTTTATCATACCGTCACTGGTTAGCGTCTGGAACATGATTATATTTAAAACCTTTTTTCAAGGACTTCCCGGTGGCTTGGAGGAGTCAGCCAAAATCGACGGATGCGGCAACTGGGGAACGTTCTTCCGGATCGTGCTTCCGCTTTCAGGTCCAGTCATCGCTACTTTGTCTTTATTTACAGCAGTTAACCATTGGAATGATTGGTTCTATCCGAGTATTTACATCAACAATGAAAATCTGTTGCCAATACAAACGATGCTTAAACAAATCCTTAATACGAATATCGTATCGGATCAGATCGGTAACTTGGATTCAGCGGCACAGGGCCAACTTCAAAAAATGCAGAGTGTCACATCTAAGTCACTGTCGATGGCTACGATGATGATTGCCACATTACCTATCATTATGGTATATCCTTTTGTTCAAAAATATTTTGTCAAAGGTGTATTGGTAGGTTCATTAAAAGAGTAG
- a CDS encoding extracellular solute-binding protein, which yields MRLKKRALTSTMTALLAGAMILTGCAGGTGGKTASEGAKEPEKTETPTTESKYVVGQNPLDFTLYGHYDWYTMPPWGGDDASKYIKETMKVNVTPIQSGGNAAQKFNTMIASNSLPDIIWMDRGSDVEKLRQAGLLVPYDEYLDKYPNLKEWLGEAGINMLRSEDGKLYQFPNWYSSQPYGNAGYVVNKKIYTELGSPKLETTDDLYKYLVMVKEKYPNVVPFDPHLAKDGQGLDILYTAFAENAQSRWIGIRGVPQGDKLTSIFTDPIFRESMQYSAKLFREKLMSQDAMTQTADQVKEKMNTGRVAVYASASPTENAMNAHPLLTANDPEAGYFMIWPIHKEGLDKNKIFPGTYTQLGWNVSVITKSAKDPEALFAFLDWYTSPEGQRIQMWGPEGKYWQGLEDDGLTPKFTEQYTTDAEGLAKLQAITTNIQWTGNTIYVDQAKAKFESTLPEEQRNWSTRWQHEITWKTQSNATEFINLDPMPDSEEGIIRQRVEDIYLEARAKALYAKDDAEVISVLDKAEADAQDAGYAKLLEYKTQKWQENLKKMDGN from the coding sequence ATGAGGTTGAAAAAAAGGGCACTGACGTCAACAATGACGGCTTTGTTGGCAGGAGCAATGATACTTACCGGATGTGCTGGAGGCACTGGGGGAAAAACAGCAAGCGAAGGGGCTAAAGAACCTGAGAAGACAGAAACTCCAACAACAGAAAGCAAATACGTTGTAGGCCAAAACCCCTTGGATTTTACTTTGTATGGTCATTATGATTGGTATACGATGCCTCCATGGGGTGGAGACGATGCCTCAAAGTACATCAAGGAAACTATGAAAGTTAACGTAACACCGATTCAATCCGGTGGTAACGCAGCCCAAAAATTCAATACGATGATTGCATCGAATTCATTGCCTGATATTATTTGGATGGACCGCGGCTCGGATGTAGAGAAGCTTCGCCAGGCCGGCTTGCTGGTTCCTTACGATGAGTATCTTGATAAATATCCGAATCTGAAAGAATGGCTCGGAGAAGCCGGGATTAATATGCTTCGTTCGGAAGACGGCAAACTGTATCAGTTCCCGAACTGGTATTCAAGCCAGCCGTACGGTAATGCCGGTTATGTTGTCAACAAAAAAATCTATACAGAATTGGGCTCTCCAAAATTGGAGACAACAGATGATTTGTACAAGTACCTGGTAATGGTTAAAGAAAAGTATCCAAATGTAGTTCCGTTTGACCCACATTTAGCGAAAGACGGACAAGGACTGGACATATTGTACACCGCTTTTGCTGAAAATGCGCAAAGTCGCTGGATTGGTATTCGCGGCGTACCTCAAGGTGATAAACTGACTTCCATCTTTACGGATCCGATATTCCGGGAATCTATGCAGTATTCTGCTAAATTGTTCCGTGAGAAATTGATGTCCCAAGATGCGATGACACAAACCGCCGACCAGGTAAAAGAAAAGATGAATACGGGCAGAGTGGCTGTATATGCTTCTGCAAGTCCTACGGAAAATGCGATGAACGCTCATCCTTTGCTGACAGCTAACGACCCTGAAGCAGGTTACTTTATGATCTGGCCGATTCACAAAGAGGGACTAGATAAAAACAAAATCTTCCCGGGTACGTATACTCAGCTCGGATGGAACGTAAGCGTAATTACAAAATCAGCGAAAGATCCGGAAGCTCTCTTTGCTTTCCTCGACTGGTATACAAGTCCTGAAGGACAACGTATCCAGATGTGGGGACCTGAAGGAAAATATTGGCAAGGCCTTGAAGATGATGGCTTAACACCAAAGTTCACAGAACAATATACAACCGATGCAGAAGGTTTGGCTAAATTGCAAGCGATCACAACCAATATTCAGTGGACTGGTAACACGATTTATGTTGACCAAGCAAAAGCTAAATTCGAAAGCACTTTGCCCGAAGAACAGCGTAACTGGTCTACACGTTGGCAGCATGAAATTACATGGAAAACACAATCGAACGCTACAGAGTTCATCAATTTGGATCCAATGCCGGATAGTGAGGAAGGAATTATCCGTCAGCGTGTCGAAGATATTTACTTAGAGGCAAGAGCTAAAGCCCTTTATGCTAAAGATGATGCGGAAGTCATTTCCGTCCTGGATAAAGCAGAAGCAGATGCACAGGATGCTGGCTACGCAAAATTGCTAGAATATAAAACACAGAAATGGCAAGAAAATCTCAAAAAAATGGACGGGAATTAA
- a CDS encoding response regulator gives MYKVLLADDEILDLEGMRSFIPWESLGMSVVDSVNNGFAACEVLEKQEIDILVTDIRMPNMTGLELAQRALETQEEIRIIFVSGYQDFGYVKQAIALNACSYVLKPMDDKELIDALNKVRRELDKSKEHQITELAYQQMVPIVKNQYLLQLLEKPYEVVPLDVLNKEYRLNEMAWPVCVALLEIDDVSWQLNHLEETDKRNMADHFFTRLHTLLAEQEIHHVCKVTDHRTAILLDERNDKVIASKILDQLKEEFPFTVTVGVSNPVNGLQDLHPSYRQAVAALDYKMFRGKGKWIPYGDVPSEDIKDAENLYIRLDSLLSAMTNYELVRIYDELDALLLLASSLRSKFTIRNFAMYIILKLDEHLHTINEDLFKISGMEFKNLDVLLQFETIDDIFSWLKRLVFEISEQLHNRKHSKNGRLIQEIIEDVRGRLHESITLRDIANRFSFSPNYLGLLFKEETGHNFSDYVIAMRMEKARDLLRNTNLKIYEIASQTGYQYLPYFSRQFKETYGMTPLEYRRSLS, from the coding sequence ATGTATAAAGTATTATTAGCCGACGATGAGATTTTGGATTTGGAAGGAATGAGGAGCTTCATACCTTGGGAGTCTCTGGGTATGTCTGTTGTAGATAGTGTGAATAACGGGTTTGCAGCCTGTGAAGTTCTAGAGAAACAAGAGATAGACATTCTAGTAACGGATATACGGATGCCGAATATGACGGGGCTGGAGTTAGCTCAAAGAGCGCTTGAAACGCAAGAAGAAATACGTATTATATTTGTAAGCGGTTACCAAGACTTCGGTTACGTTAAGCAAGCCATAGCATTGAATGCTTGCAGTTATGTTCTGAAACCGATGGATGACAAAGAACTGATTGATGCGCTGAATAAAGTTCGCCGCGAGTTGGATAAAAGCAAGGAACATCAAATAACTGAACTTGCTTATCAGCAGATGGTGCCCATAGTCAAGAATCAGTATCTTCTTCAGCTGTTGGAGAAACCTTACGAGGTTGTTCCTCTGGACGTCCTTAATAAAGAGTATCGACTGAATGAAATGGCATGGCCTGTGTGTGTAGCATTGCTGGAGATCGACGATGTGTCTTGGCAGCTTAATCATTTAGAGGAGACCGATAAACGAAACATGGCAGATCATTTTTTCACACGATTGCATACACTTCTTGCGGAACAAGAGATTCATCATGTATGCAAAGTAACAGATCATCGGACTGCCATACTTCTTGATGAAAGAAATGATAAAGTTATCGCAAGCAAGATCCTAGATCAATTGAAAGAGGAATTTCCATTTACCGTAACCGTTGGGGTAAGCAACCCTGTAAACGGGCTGCAGGACTTGCATCCGTCTTACCGTCAGGCTGTAGCGGCATTGGATTATAAGATGTTCCGTGGAAAAGGAAAATGGATACCTTATGGGGATGTTCCTTCCGAAGATATAAAGGATGCTGAAAATTTATATATCCGGCTGGATTCATTGCTCAGCGCGATGACAAATTATGAGCTTGTACGGATCTATGACGAGCTGGATGCACTGCTACTGCTGGCATCTAGCTTACGTTCTAAATTTACGATTCGAAATTTCGCCATGTATATCATCCTAAAGCTCGACGAGCATCTGCATACCATTAATGAGGACTTATTTAAAATATCAGGCATGGAATTCAAGAACCTTGATGTTTTACTTCAGTTTGAGACGATTGATGATATTTTTTCATGGTTAAAGAGACTCGTTTTTGAAATATCGGAGCAGCTGCACAATCGGAAGCACTCCAAAAATGGACGTTTGATTCAAGAAATTATCGAGGATGTAAGGGGACGGCTTCATGAGAGCATTACCCTTCGGGATATAGCAAACCGATTTTCATTTTCACCCAATTATTTAGGGCTTCTCTTTAAAGAAGAGACGGGTCATAACTTTAGTGATTATGTAATTGCGATGCGCATGGAGAAAGCCAGGGATTTGCTGCGAAATACGAATCTCAAAATTTATGAAATCGCATCTCAAACGGGATATCAATATCTCCCTTATTTCAGTCGTCAGTTCAAGGAAACGTATGGAATGACCCCGCTGGAATACAGACGAAGTCTTTCATGA
- a CDS encoding sensor histidine kinase, producing MWAKNKISQMSFGYKLMLSYCILIMIPVILIGNVANRIYTESIREQTRSIIQGTLHQMKNNIAFKMEDTKRISDMLYFDYYLARVLRHYEEGWSSYDSTKNILVPKFQTAVETANRRMWLSVYLKNDTIPEVYNLYENVNPLDTKARLYDIYQYKRLVDKEWYINFPSDEVYGTTLQWRQIEEDSKYGNISLLRRIIDVGGDKYPYEEIGFMRISVSLKDLFDGVDFQKIGEGTTIYISDPSSHVIVSSGSDGVSEVAALNQLSRNEDDLIIRDSLPGLDMELVAIIPADIVEKDSVKVRNLTLFIGLGCVVIFFFLSVIVSRYFGKRVSKIVKVVDSFQEGEFHKRIYFKGNDEFTKIASALNEMGNNIGRLIREVYLADLQKKEAELESLHAQINPHFLYNTLSSISRLAKFGKLEKLQRMVLDLAKFYRLSLNDGRNVIPVKNELEQAQAYIDIQKIKYESRMQVQYDIAPELVRYETVKLILQPFIENVLEHAWMGDNIYIRISGRVTDEGLEFKIIDNGVGFPPGMIKELTGAQDLTNAGYGCKNVDQRIKLHYGQQYGVTLFSRPGIGTTVRIIIPLVKRQVAEGRSKNT from the coding sequence ATGTGGGCTAAAAACAAAATATCACAGATGTCGTTTGGGTATAAGTTAATGCTATCTTACTGCATTCTCATTATGATCCCTGTTATTCTCATCGGCAACGTCGCCAACCGGATATATACGGAATCTATAAGAGAGCAGACCCGCAGCATTATTCAAGGGACTCTTCACCAGATGAAAAACAATATTGCATTTAAGATGGAGGATACGAAACGGATATCGGACATGCTTTATTTTGATTATTATCTTGCAAGAGTGCTCCGCCATTATGAAGAAGGATGGTCCAGCTACGACTCAACAAAAAATATACTTGTACCGAAATTTCAAACCGCAGTGGAGACGGCAAACCGGCGTATGTGGCTGTCTGTATACCTTAAAAATGATACAATCCCTGAAGTATACAACCTGTATGAAAATGTGAACCCGCTCGATACCAAAGCAAGGTTATACGATATTTATCAATACAAACGGTTAGTAGATAAAGAATGGTATATCAATTTTCCATCAGATGAGGTGTATGGAACAACACTGCAATGGAGGCAAATTGAAGAAGACAGCAAATATGGCAATATCTCACTCCTTCGAAGAATTATAGATGTTGGCGGAGATAAGTATCCCTATGAAGAAATTGGATTTATGCGGATCAGCGTATCTCTTAAAGATTTGTTTGATGGCGTGGATTTTCAAAAAATAGGGGAAGGCACCACGATATATATTTCGGACCCCAGCAGCCATGTTATTGTATCATCAGGATCAGATGGTGTTTCGGAAGTTGCGGCATTAAACCAGCTAAGCAGGAACGAAGATGACCTTATTATCCGTGATAGCTTGCCAGGGTTAGATATGGAACTTGTGGCTATAATACCCGCAGATATCGTTGAAAAGGACTCCGTTAAAGTTCGAAATCTGACGTTGTTTATTGGTTTGGGATGTGTTGTCATCTTCTTTTTCCTAAGTGTTATCGTATCCCGTTATTTCGGAAAAAGGGTATCAAAAATTGTGAAGGTTGTGGACTCTTTTCAGGAAGGGGAGTTCCATAAGCGGATCTATTTTAAAGGCAATGACGAATTCACAAAAATTGCTTCGGCTCTAAATGAGATGGGTAATAATATTGGCAGGTTGATCCGCGAGGTTTATTTGGCCGACCTGCAGAAAAAAGAGGCGGAACTGGAGTCCCTTCATGCGCAAATCAATCCACATTTTTTATATAATACGCTGTCTTCAATCAGCCGACTGGCTAAATTTGGGAAGCTGGAGAAGCTGCAACGGATGGTGCTTGATCTAGCTAAGTTTTATCGTCTTTCGCTTAATGATGGCAGGAATGTTATCCCTGTAAAGAATGAACTGGAGCAGGCTCAGGCTTATATTGATATTCAAAAAATCAAATATGAAAGCCGGATGCAGGTACAGTACGACATCGCCCCAGAGCTTGTACGTTATGAGACGGTAAAGCTGATTCTGCAGCCCTTCATCGAAAATGTGCTAGAGCACGCCTGGATGGGGGACAACATTTATATTCGGATTAGTGGGCGCGTAACAGACGAGGGTCTTGAGTTTAAAATTATCGATAACGGTGTCGGCTTTCCACCTGGAATGATAAAGGAGCTGACTGGCGCCCAGGATTTGACGAATGCCGGCTACGGTTGTAAAAATGTCGATCAGCGGATTAAGCTGCACTATGGTCAGCAATACGGAGTAACCCTGTTCAGCCGCCCCGGAATAGGAACGACGGTGAGAATTATAATTCCATTGGTTAAGCGCCAAGTAGCAGAGGGGCGAAGCAAAAATACTTGA